In the SAR86 cluster bacterium genome, TTTAGTTTCTGGCATGTTCTCTTTATCCGTCAGAATGACATAACCTTTAACATCCTTTAACTCAGATTCCAGAGACTCTACAAGCTCAACGAATGATAGATCTATGAATAGATATTGATTCTCAGCATGATTAATAATGTATATTAATTGTTCAGGAAAAAGTCTTGGGTTGACTGTATTAACAACACATCCTATACCAGATACACCAAAATATAATTCAAAATGCCTAAAAGTATTCCAAGCAAGTGTACCTACCGTATCTCCTTCTTTTAATCCAAGTTTTTCTAGAGCATTGGCCAACTGCCGTGATCTCTTAGCTGCATCTCCGTATGTATATCTATGAATTGGTCCTTCAACTGTCCTAGAAACTATCTCTGCATCATTGTGATACTTCTCAGCATGCTCAATAAGGCCAGATATCAACAGCTGACCACTCATCATATTTCCTAACATTTTCTCTCCTAGTTTCTTAGTATTGTTTTTTTTAGTGGATCAGAATATCTTCGCTTTACCCACTCTTCAAGATTAAATTTACTATCTCTCTTCTTTAATCTCTTTAATAACAGTAAATCAGAGTAGAATTGCCATAAAAAAGGTGCCCATTCGAGCTGCAAATCACTCTTCCATTCAATACAAAGTTTATATTGAGTTTTCAGGAGCTTTTCTATATCTCTAAGTTTTAACGAAGGAAAGTTTTTAAAAGGATCTGTGAAGTAAGGTAAAATTTTGATGAACTCAGAAGGTATATCGAAATTATCCAAAATCTGTTTGTCTGTTTCCTCTTTCATGAATCTTGAAAGGCATATCATATCTGTATATGGCATTCCAGTAGGGTTTATTCCAATAGCTTTTGTTAAGTTACCTAAAGATTTTCTTCCTTTATAAGGTCCTATATAAAATCTTGAGGGGCAGTAATCATTTGCATAAAAGTTATCCCAAATTATTATTGGGTTTGAAAATAGACTCTTTAATTCTTTGATTCCCTTTTGCGGAATAGACTGACTAACAACTTCATCTCCTGTCCATAATATCGATATCGAAGGGTCAATATCATCTGCAAAAGCCTTTAGATATTCATTTTTTTGTATATTTCCTTTGGCAAAACTTTTGCAGTAAACCGTTGGGCAAACCATTAAAGAATTTTTTTTAACAAAGTCGATTGAGGAAACTAATTTAATGATTGTCAGATGAAATTTGGCAAGTTCTTTATCTTTTTCATGTTCAATATCATCAAAAAATATTGCAAAGTCTTTGAAACCAAGCTTGTGAGCCTGTTTCAATTTAGAAGTAAGAGATTTTATGAAGTTTTCTGATAATTTATAAGATTGAAGACCTGGAGAAATAGCAAAGATAGGTTTAATTTTATTTTTCTTACATTGATCAACAAGATTTCTTAAGGTTTTTTGTTCTTCAGCAGGATATGTCCTTTCCCATTCTATTCTGTGGCACAAATCTTCCTTAGGTCCATATAAATAAAAATCCATTTTGAGTTTACCCATATGATTTATTACTCTGGCTCTTTCATCCTTAGAAAATAAGCGACCGTAATAACCTTCTATATAACCTTTTAACATCTTTTTAACATTCCTGAGCAAACTCTATCATCACCGTTTAAATCTTTATACGTTCTAATTTGAGAAAAACCGCACCTCTCAAATATTGAGACAACCAAGTCAGATTGATCATAGCCATGTTCAATGAATAAGTAGCCATTATTATTAAGGATTTCTGAAGTCTCTTTAACAATTCTCTCAATATCATATAATCCTTCTGCATCAGATATCAGTGCTTGTTTTGGCTCAAACTTTAACCCATCGGAATAAACTCTAGGGTCAGAAGGATTAATGTAGGGAGGATTGGAAACGACAACATCAAAATATTCATTCTTAAAAGCAGATGACCAGTTTGAATTGACTAGAGATACATCTAATGAATTCCTTATCATATTTTTCGATGTAACTTTCAGAGCTTCGTAACTTAAGTCTGAACACACAACTTCCCAATTTACTCTTTCCTTAGCTAAAGATAGTCCAATAGCACCTGAACCGGTTCCTAAATCCAAGACTCTAATTTTTTTCTTATCAAATATTTCTAAGACTTTTTGAACTAAGATTTCTGTTTCTGGTCTAGGAACTAAGACATTTTGATCGATGTAAAGGCTAAGATTCCAGAATTCGATATTATTTACTAGATAAGCTAGAGGCTCACCTTTTTCTCTTCGCTGAGTTAGTTTTTTAAGTTTATTTATAATTTCACCTGTTAATCGAGGGTTATCTCTATATAGAGTATTCCTATCAATTCCTAATAGATGTAATACCAATAACTCAATATCTAGTTGAGAACTTACAATGCTTGAATGCTTGAGGAGTTTTATCTGGTTTAAAGCAGAATAATTATCCATCAGCTTGAAGATTCAAGATTAGCAAGAGCTCTTGCTTGGTTCTCTTCGAGCAAAGCTGTAATCATAACCTCCATATCTCCATCTAAAAAACCTGGCAAATTATGAACAGAAAACTCAATACGATGATCAGTAATTCTATTTTGCGGGAAATTATAAGTTCTTATTTTTTCAGATCTATCTCCGGACCCTACCATGACTCTTCTATTTTCAGCTTGTTCGGATTCTGCTTTCTCTTTCTCTGCATTTTGTAATTTCGACTGAAGTAATGAAAGAGCTTTTTCTTTATTTTTATGTTGTGAGCGACCATCCTGGCACTCTACTACTATACCTGACGGTATGTGAGTCAATCTAACAGCTGAGTCTGTTTTATTAACATGCTGACCTCCAGCACCTGATGCTCGAAAGGTATCAACCCTCAAATCATTTTTATCTATATTTATTTCCGCTAAGTCATCTTGCTCTGCTAAAACAGCGACCGAACATGCTGATGTATGTACCCTTCCTTGAGACTCTGTAGAAGGAACTCTTTGTACTCTATGAACTCCAGCTTCAAACTTTAGTTGCTTGTAAACATCGGAACCTTCTATTCGTGTAACAAGTTCCTTGAATCCACCATGATCGCCCTCTCTCACGCTTACTATCTCCATCTTCCAATTATTTCTTTCAGATAATCGAGAATACATTCTATATAGATCACCAGAGAAAAGAGCAGCCTCATCGCCTCCTGTACCGGCTCTTATTTCAAGAAAAACATCTTTTGAATCATCAGGATCTTTGGGAAGTAGTAACCGTTTAAGTTCATTTTCAAGATCATCTATATTTTGCTTCAGTTCCTCGTATTCGATTTCTGCCAATTGTTTTATTTCAGGATCAGAATCCTTCATAAGTACTTTGGCTTCATTCATATCGCCTTCAGCTTTTTTGAATGCATTGAATGCATTCACAACAGGAGATAAATCTGCGTATTCTTTTGAAAGTTTTATAAACTCTTCCTGATTAGAGGTTATATCTGGTTTACTCAAAAGAGATTCTATTTCTTCATATCTAAAAGAAACATCACCTAATTTAGTTAAAATACTCTCTATCATTTATGTAAACCTTTGCTGATAATAGAATTTATGATCAATCTACGAAGATTATTTTCACAATATGTAATCGTTTTATCACTAATAATTATATCTCTTGGATGCACTTCAATCCCTATAGAACCTAAAAAATTTTCGAGTGAAATTAAAAATGTCCAAGAAAATTTCAAAATCGAAGGTAAGTTTAAGCTTTCGTATATGGATAGCAAGGAAACAGGTTATTTCGTTGCAAGCAAA is a window encoding:
- the prmC gene encoding peptide chain release factor N(5)-glutamine methyltransferase, producing the protein MDNYSALNQIKLLKHSSIVSSQLDIELLVLHLLGIDRNTLYRDNPRLTGEIINKLKKLTQRREKGEPLAYLVNNIEFWNLSLYIDQNVLVPRPETEILVQKVLEIFDKKKIRVLDLGTGSGAIGLSLAKERVNWEVVCSDLSYEALKVTSKNMIRNSLDVSLVNSNWSSAFKNEYFDVVVSNPPYINPSDPRVYSDGLKFEPKQALISDAEGLYDIERIVKETSEILNNNGYLFIEHGYDQSDLVVSIFERCGFSQIRTYKDLNGDDRVCSGMLKRC
- the prfA gene encoding peptide chain release factor 1; this encodes MIESILTKLGDVSFRYEEIESLLSKPDITSNQEEFIKLSKEYADLSPVVNAFNAFKKAEGDMNEAKVLMKDSDPEIKQLAEIEYEELKQNIDDLENELKRLLLPKDPDDSKDVFLEIRAGTGGDEAALFSGDLYRMYSRLSERNNWKMEIVSVREGDHGGFKELVTRIEGSDVYKQLKFEAGVHRVQRVPSTESQGRVHTSACSVAVLAEQDDLAEINIDKNDLRVDTFRASGAGGQHVNKTDSAVRLTHIPSGIVVECQDGRSQHKNKEKALSLLQSKLQNAEKEKAESEQAENRRVMVGSGDRSEKIRTYNFPQNRITDHRIEFSVHNLPGFLDGDMEVMITALLEENQARALANLESSS
- a CDS encoding protein O-GlcNAcase codes for the protein MLKGYIEGYYGRLFSKDERARVINHMGKLKMDFYLYGPKEDLCHRIEWERTYPAEEQKTLRNLVDQCKKNKIKPIFAISPGLQSYKLSENFIKSLTSKLKQAHKLGFKDFAIFFDDIEHEKDKELAKFHLTIIKLVSSIDFVKKNSLMVCPTVYCKSFAKGNIQKNEYLKAFADDIDPSISILWTGDEVVSQSIPQKGIKELKSLFSNPIIIWDNFYANDYCPSRFYIGPYKGRKSLGNLTKAIGINPTGMPYTDMICLSRFMKEETDKQILDNFDIPSEFIKILPYFTDPFKNFPSLKLRDIEKLLKTQYKLCIEWKSDLQLEWAPFLWQFYSDLLLLKRLKKRDSKFNLEEWVKRRYSDPLKKTILRN